From the Rhizobium leguminosarum bv. trifolii WSM1325 genome, one window contains:
- a CDS encoding Alcohol dehydrogenase zinc-binding domain protein (PFAM: Alcohol dehydrogenase zinc-binding domain protein; Alcohol dehydrogenase GroES domain protein~KEGG: sus:Acid_2859 alcohol dehydrogenase) yields MLCVEILGPRQAQVSQRPEPQASGDIVKIQVLIAPMCTEWQSWRSGKLSCELGHEAVGVVVDAAQSKRLKVGDRVIVMPHAGCGVCPACRSGEHIHCTSQRDLLDETGSSSGIGCYAEFLLKPDYLLQLVPDDIETHHAAMAICALGPSFTAMHRMHVTAQDTMLISGCGAVGLGAIINARTIGARVIALELNPYRAALAQELGAELVIDPRAPDLIEQVRAASGGYGVDGALDTSNNEGAPAVVLELLRARGRLAFVTWSGSLPVNRITGKGIDIFGAWHWNHDVFAEELLQRVRDARPLLDRLTTHRFAMSEVASAFALQETGNCGKVLLYPGKIPQA; encoded by the coding sequence ATTCTTTGTGTAGAAATCCTTGGACCGCGTCAGGCGCAGGTCTCCCAACGGCCGGAACCGCAAGCCTCCGGTGATATAGTCAAGATCCAGGTCCTGATCGCGCCCATGTGCACGGAATGGCAATCTTGGCGTTCTGGCAAGCTTTCGTGTGAGCTCGGTCATGAGGCGGTCGGCGTTGTTGTCGATGCCGCACAATCAAAGCGCCTGAAGGTCGGCGACCGCGTCATCGTCATGCCGCATGCCGGCTGTGGCGTCTGCCCGGCTTGCCGCTCGGGGGAACATATCCACTGCACCTCGCAGCGCGATCTTTTGGACGAGACGGGTTCATCGTCCGGCATCGGCTGTTACGCCGAATTCCTGTTGAAGCCGGATTACCTGTTGCAACTTGTCCCTGACGACATCGAAACGCATCACGCCGCAATGGCGATTTGTGCCCTCGGTCCGAGCTTCACGGCGATGCACCGCATGCACGTAACCGCACAGGATACCATGCTGATTTCCGGCTGCGGCGCCGTCGGCCTTGGGGCGATCATCAATGCGCGAACAATTGGCGCGCGCGTCATCGCGCTCGAATTGAACCCATATCGCGCTGCACTGGCGCAGGAGTTGGGAGCAGAGCTGGTCATCGACCCCCGTGCGCCGGACCTTATCGAGCAGGTGCGGGCCGCAAGCGGCGGTTATGGCGTGGATGGGGCCCTCGACACCAGTAACAATGAGGGCGCTCCCGCAGTGGTCCTGGAGTTGCTGCGGGCGCGGGGGAGGCTTGCCTTCGTCACCTGGAGCGGTTCGCTACCGGTCAACCGCATCACGGGCAAGGGCATCGACATCTTTGGCGCTTGGCACTGGAACCATGACGTCTTCGCCGAAGAGTTGTTGCAGCGCGTGCGCGATGCCAGGCCGCTTCTCGACAGATTGACCACGCATCGTTTCGCCATGTCGGAGGTCGCGTCTGCCTTTGCTCTTCAGGAAACCGGCAATTGCGGAAAGGTGCTGCTCTATCCGGGCAAAATTCCTCAGGCTTGA